The Aureimonas mangrovi genome contains the following window.
CTCGTGCGCCTTTCGCGCAACAGCGGCCCCGGCGGGGCGCGCAATGCCGGGCTGGACGAGGCGCGGGGCCGATATGCCGCCGTCCTCGACGCCGACGACACCGTCCACCCCGATCGCATGGCGCGGCTTGTCGCGCTTCTGGAAGAGAGCGGCGCGGCCGCCGCCGTCGACGGGCTGGAGGTGCAGTCCGGTTCGGCCCCGGTCGCGCCGATGTTCACGCAAGGCGAACTCGACGAACGTCCGACGCTGACCTTCCCGGACTATGTGCGCGCCAACCGGCTGTTCGCCGGCGGCTTCAACTTCGGCTATCTGAAGCCGGTGTTCCGCCGCGCCTTCCTCCAAGAGCACGGCATCCGCTATCCGGAGGAGATCCGCATCGGCGAGGACTACCAGTTCCTGGCGACAGTGCTGGCGAAGGGCGGCGAATGCCGGGTCGAGCCACGCGTCGGCTACACCTACCACGTCACGGCCGGCTCGATCTCGCGCGTCCTGCATCTGCATCACGTGGAAGCCATCATTGCGGGCGACAGGGCCTTCCTTTCACAGCACAGGATCGACGCAGAGACGGCACGCGCCTACGAGGAGCGCGCGACGAGCCTTCGTCTCGCCGCATCCTTCCTGACCATGGTCGAGGCGTTGAAGCGGCGGGATGCGCCCGCCGCACTCGGCGCGGCGATCCGTGACCCCGCCGCGCTCCTTCATTTCCGCATGCCGATCGCCAAGCGCCTCGCGAGCCTTCGCCCGCACCGCGCCGCAGTGGCCGGCCCCGATATCCACCCTGCCGAAAGCCGGGAGACCCTCCGACCTTGAGCACCGTGGCCCCGCACAATCCGCACCCGATCGCCGCGATGGCGCGCGCCTCGCGCTCGGAGGACTATATCGACCTCGAGCGGCTATGGACCATCGCCCGGCGCAACCTGAAGCTGGTGATCATCTGCACCGTCTTGGCGATGGCGCTGGGGCTGGTCTATCTGCGCATGGCGCCGCCGGAATATTCGGCGCAGACGCGCATCCTCGTCGACGACAGCATCGGGCAGGTCGTCGGCGACTTCAGTTCCTCGGTGCCGGCGAACATGCAGCTCGACGCGCGGATCTCGAGCCAGATGGAAGTGCTGCGGTCGATGCGGCTGGCACTGGCTGTGGTGGATTCGGCAGGCCTTGCCGAGGACGAGACCTTTCTCAACCCGCCTTCGTCCCCGGTGAGCACGGTGCTCGCCCCCGTGCGCCGCGTCGTCGCCTTCATGCGAGGGCCGCAGGAGCCGTCGGGCCGGGCGCAGGCGGCCAACGCCGCCCTCGAAGGGCGCGAGCCACGAGCCCTGGAGAGCGCCACCGACGCGCAAAGTGCGACGGAGGCTGATCCGCGCCGGCAACTTGCGGCCTTGATGCTGCAGCGCGGCCTTTCCGTCAGCCGCGTCGAGCGATCCTCGGTCATCGGCGTGTCTTTCCGCTCGCACGACCCGGAACTCGCCTATCGTGTCACGCAGGCCTATGCCGATGCGTTCCTGCAGGAGCAGCTTCTGGCCAATGTCGACGCGTCGGGACGAGCCACCGGCTGGATGGAGGCGCGGCTCGCCCAGCTTGGCGAGGACCAGCGCCGGGCCGCTCTCGCGGTCGAACAGTTTCGCGCCAACAACAATCTGTCGGTGGCGCGCGGCGAACTCATCTCCGAGCAGCGGCTCGCCGAGCTCACGGGCCAGCTTGCGCTCGCGCAGAGTGAGGTGGCGCAGGCCCGCGCGCGGTCGGACCAACTCGCCGAAGTCGTCGCCTCCGGCCCGGAGGAGGCGTTCGAAAGCGCCGCCTTCGCCAGTGCCGAGATCACCGACAGCGTCGTGCAGCAGTTGCGCGGACGCTATCTCGACATGAGCCGCCGCATCGATCAGATCACCCAGAACTTCGACGAGAACCACCCCCAGGCGGTTCAGCTCCGCCGCCAGCGCGACGAGCTCTCGGCCCAGCTCTTCCGCGAGCTGCAGCAGCTCGCCTCGCGCTATCGCAACGAGTTCCAGGTCGCGCAGAGCCGCCTCGGCGCGCTCGAGAGCGCGCTGGCCGAGCAGACGGGCCAGAACTCTGAAGCCGGGGGAGCGCTGGTCGAGCTTCGCGAACTGGAGCAGGAAGCGCAGACGCTGAACCAGATCTACGGCTCGTTCCTCACGCGCTACGAGGAAACGGTGCAGCGCGAGAGCTTCCCCGTCTCCAACCTTCGCGTCATCTCCGCCCCGACCGAACCCGAGCGCCCGGTCGGCCCACGCTTCGGCAGCACGATGGCGGTCTTCGCCGCGCTCGGTCTGATGCTCGGCTGCGGTGCAGGAGCGTTGCGCGAATTCAACGAGCGCTCTTTCCGCACCGGAGACGAGGTCAGCCGCCATCTCGGCCTGCGCTTCCTCGGCTATCTGCCGCTGCTGCCGGGAAGCCGCAGGCCTTCGCGCTGGTCACTCGGCCGCCGGAAGACCATCACAGGGCCCGCCGCGACGGAAGCGCCCGATACGCCGATCGGCCTTCAGACCGCCTTCGCAGAAACGCTGCGCAACGTCATTCACGCCAGCGCCGATCCGTCCGGCGCGGGCGGCGCACAGGTGCTCGGCGTCCTGTCCGTGCTGCCTGGCGAAGGCAAGACCACGGTCGCCACCCACCTCGCCCATCTTCTGGCGCGCACCGGCTCGCGCACCATCCTGATCGACGGCGATTTCCGCAGGCCGGCACTCAGCCGCTCGCTGAAGGCGCCCCCCAAGGCGGGCCTGGCCGATGCCGTTCGCGGCCAGGACTGGCGCCCGCTGCTCCAACGTGACGAGGCGACGGGCCTTGCCATCCTGCCCATCGCGGAGGGGCGCGACTCCTCGCTCGGCAGCGTCATCCTCTCGGCACCGGGCATGGCCAAGCTCCTCGGCGAGCTGCGCGCCGAGTTCGACCATATCATCGTCGATCTGCCACCGATCGGCCCCGTCGTGGACGCCAAGGCCTTCGCGCCCTTCGCCGACAGCCTGCTGCTCGTTCTTCGCTGGGGAGAAACGCCACGCGCTCTGGTCCAGTCGGCGCTGAGCGACGATCCGGAGATCACGGGCAAGCTCGTCGGCGCGCTCCTGACGGCGACGGATCTCGATGACCTGCGGCGTTACGGAGATCGCGGCACGCGCGAACACGCCTACCAGAGCTACCAGAGCTACTATCACACGAATTGAAGGATCGCCGGACGGAGCGCCGGTGGCGGTCGAAAGACCGGCCACCGCTCCTGACCGGCGCGAGACGTGCGATTGAATCGCCTGTGGCAGCCTTGACGACCGCTACACTGCGTAGTCCGCGAGCATTCATGGCTGAATGCGGCGGGTGCATACGAAATTACTTGGGAAACTGGTACGCCCAAGGGGAATCGAACCCCTGTTTGCGCCGTGAGAGGGCGCCGTCCTAACCGCTAGACGATGGGCGCGTAACCAGTGTGGGGCTCGTATAATGGGAGCTTGGCGCGTTGGCAACACCCCCATTCCAAGAAATCCCGAGGTCCCCCGTCAGCCGTAGGTCAGGGCCGCACCAGCGGGTGCCGCGAGAGAACCGCGCCCGAATTGCGGTCGTAGACGACGAGTTCCTCGCCCCCTTCGGCGCTCACGCGCACGAACAGGCGGTCACCGTCCATCCCAGCCTCGAGGATCATGGCGCCGGCCGGAAGCATCAGGGGCACCTCCGCGCCCTGCGTCAGTTGCGCCTCGCCGCCGACGCGATAGACAACCGCGAAGAGCACGGCCATAACGCCGATGAACATGATGCCGATGGAGACGGCCAGAAGCCGCACCATCTTGCGTCTCACGCGCTCGGTCGCCGGATCGAGGGGTGCGTCGGGCGCGTCGTCAGTCTCGTTCATTCACCGAACCTTCCGGAGGGTCGCATTCAGCCCGTCGATAGCGTCGAAGAAGAGCCCGAGGCAACCCGCCTCGTCGTGACACCCGAGGATGCCGGTGCGCGCATCGACCGGTTTCTGGCCAAGGCGCTGGGCGGAGAGATGTCGCGCGCGCGCCTGCAGGCTCTGGTCGCGGAAGGTGGCGTCACGGTGAACGGCGCGCCCGCCACGCAGCCGAGCCGCAAGGTCCAGGCCGGCGAGACGGTCGAGCTCGCAGTTCCCGAGCCGGAGGCGCCCGAGCCCGAGGGCGAGGACATTGCGCTCTCGATCCTCTTCGAGGACGAGCATCTCGTGGTGGTCGACAAGCCGGCCGGCCTCGTCGTCCATCCGGGCCCCGGCAACTGGACGGGCACCCTCGTCAATGCGCTCATCCACCATTGCGGCGACACGCTATCGGGCATCGGCGGCGTGAAGAGGCCCGGCATCGTCCACCGCCTCGACCGCGACACGAGCGGGGTGATGGTGGTGGCCAAGACCGACGCCGCCCACCGCGCCCTTGCCGACCAGTTCGCCGCCCACGGCAAGGACGGGCGCATGGAGCGCGCCTACCTCGCCCTCGTCTGGGGCGTTCCCGCGCGCCCGGCCGGCGTGATCGACGCCGCTCTCGGACGCTCCAACGCCGACCGCACCAAGCGCGCCGTGGTGCCGGAGGGCAGGCCCGACGCGCGCCATGCGCGAACGGCCTACGAAGTGGTCGAGCGGCTCGGCCGCCCCGCTCCCCTCGCCTCCCTCGTGCGATGCCGGCTCGAGACCGGCCGTACGCACCAGATCCGCGTCCATAT
Protein-coding sequences here:
- a CDS encoding glycosyltransferase family 2 protein, whose translation is MQPDVTFLVAAYDARATIARAIDSALASQGVSFEIVVADDASRDDTASVVEAIGDERVRLVRLSRNSGPGGARNAGLDEARGRYAAVLDADDTVHPDRMARLVALLEESGAAAAVDGLEVQSGSAPVAPMFTQGELDERPTLTFPDYVRANRLFAGGFNFGYLKPVFRRAFLQEHGIRYPEEIRIGEDYQFLATVLAKGGECRVEPRVGYTYHVTAGSISRVLHLHHVEAIIAGDRAFLSQHRIDAETARAYEERATSLRLAASFLTMVEALKRRDAPAALGAAIRDPAALLHFRMPIAKRLASLRPHRAAVAGPDIHPAESRETLRP
- a CDS encoding Wzz/FepE/Etk N-terminal domain-containing protein, with translation MAPHNPHPIAAMARASRSEDYIDLERLWTIARRNLKLVIICTVLAMALGLVYLRMAPPEYSAQTRILVDDSIGQVVGDFSSSVPANMQLDARISSQMEVLRSMRLALAVVDSAGLAEDETFLNPPSSPVSTVLAPVRRVVAFMRGPQEPSGRAQAANAALEGREPRALESATDAQSATEADPRRQLAALMLQRGLSVSRVERSSVIGVSFRSHDPELAYRVTQAYADAFLQEQLLANVDASGRATGWMEARLAQLGEDQRRAALAVEQFRANNNLSVARGELISEQRLAELTGQLALAQSEVAQARARSDQLAEVVASGPEEAFESAAFASAEITDSVVQQLRGRYLDMSRRIDQITQNFDENHPQAVQLRRQRDELSAQLFRELQQLASRYRNEFQVAQSRLGALESALAEQTGQNSEAGGALVELRELEQEAQTLNQIYGSFLTRYEETVQRESFPVSNLRVISAPTEPERPVGPRFGSTMAVFAALGLMLGCGAGALREFNERSFRTGDEVSRHLGLRFLGYLPLLPGSRRPSRWSLGRRKTITGPAATEAPDTPIGLQTAFAETLRNVIHASADPSGAGGAQVLGVLSVLPGEGKTTVATHLAHLLARTGSRTILIDGDFRRPALSRSLKAPPKAGLADAVRGQDWRPLLQRDEATGLAILPIAEGRDSSLGSVILSAPGMAKLLGELRAEFDHIIVDLPPIGPVVDAKAFAPFADSLLLVLRWGETPRALVQSALSDDPEITGKLVGALLTATDLDDLRRYGDRGTREHAYQSYQSYYHTN
- a CDS encoding RluA family pseudouridine synthase codes for the protein MTPEDAGARIDRFLAKALGGEMSRARLQALVAEGGVTVNGAPATQPSRKVQAGETVELAVPEPEAPEPEGEDIALSILFEDEHLVVVDKPAGLVVHPGPGNWTGTLVNALIHHCGDTLSGIGGVKRPGIVHRLDRDTSGVMVVAKTDAAHRALADQFAAHGKDGRMERAYLALVWGVPARPAGVIDAALGRSNADRTKRAVVPEGRPDARHARTAYEVVERLGRPAPLASLVRCRLETGRTHQIRVHMAHIGHPLMGDEVYGAGYRSKSAKLGEDAAKRLMALGRQALHAARLGFMHPASGERMVFETPLPADMAELLAALQH